A section of the Salmo salar chromosome ssa05, Ssal_v3.1, whole genome shotgun sequence genome encodes:
- the LOC106604212 gene encoding UPF0461 protein C5orf24 homolog, with protein sequence MMHQVTSSSNDYCMSGLAEECQHPTSHFDLCSSQSNKFYPSPPPPALQLPHPNLHKPMPCQMQPETQNEFHPQAVRIRGSSEALTGTESSKKKKGGVVKSGRRGRPSGTTKSAGYRTSTGRPLGTTKAAGFKTSPGRPLGTTKAAGYKVSPGRPPGSIKTLARLKKLEYGSCDGTKKLGFSNCVGGAKKLDYASFEVAPFPYTLMQKRGLREPTGKVEETNK encoded by the coding sequence ATGATGCACCAAGTCACTAGCAGCAGCAATGACTATTGCATGAGTGGCCTTGCAGAGGAATGTCAACACCCAACCAGCCACTTTGACTTATGTAGCTCGCAATCCAACAAATTCTACCCTTCGCCCCCACCCCCTGCTCTACAGCTGCCCCACCCAAACCTGCACAAGCCCATGCCCTGTCAAATGCAACCAGAGACCCAGAATGAGTTTCACCCTCAGGCAGTGAGGATCCGAGGGTCCAGTGAGGCCCTAACTGGGACAGAGAGCTCCAAGAAAAAGAAAGGAGGCGTCGTCAAGTCCGGCCGTAGAGGGAGACCCTCGGGGACCACTAAGTCAGCCGGTTACCGGACAAGCACCGGACGTCCGTTGGGGACCACGAAAGCTGCGGGGTTCAAGACCAGTCCCGGCAGGCCCTTGGGTACGACCAAAGCGGCGGGCTACAAGGTTAGCCCTGGCAGGCCTCCTGGTAGCATCAAGACTCTGGCTCGGCTCAAGAAACTGGAGTACGGGAGCTGTGATGGTACCAAGAAACTAGGCTTCAGTAACTGCGTCGGCGGAGCCAAGAAACTGGACTATGCCAGCTTCGAAGTGGCACCTTTCCCTTACACCCTGATGCAGAAACGAGGCTTGCGTGAGCCTACTGGCAAAGTGGAGGAAACTAACAAGTAG